From one Dermacentor silvarum isolate Dsil-2018 chromosome 3, BIME_Dsil_1.4, whole genome shotgun sequence genomic stretch:
- the LOC125943863 gene encoding uncharacterized protein LOC125943863, with product MMPSRKWPTCTNDAERMKQAKLHGLLYSIPALNHCSETMGVIQIELKQQWKTPKPSDRSVFKWNALIESVREVAATPRIYAIAYSFYAYSIVLDTFLIVNVDYAVDIGISEGDAVHVVVLFSVTDTLCRFLMPCLTDRKLLSTAALIAASSLVASLLACSFTFIRGKVGFWVVALALGLPMGYINVGISESASTVAGEDNQPMALGFMSTAAAVGSFTAPSLIGLFRDTWGSYDGLFFFMASTLVVESALFAGLSAIDFRKSKHFKISS from the exons ATGATGCCGTCACGTAAATGGCCAACCTGTACAAACGACGCTGAGCGAATGAAGCAAGCGAAGCTGCACGGTTTGTTATACTCAATCCCAGCATTGAACCATTGTAGTGAGACCATGGGCGTCATTCAAATTGAGCTGAAGCAACAGTGGAAGACTCCCAAGCCTTCAGATCGCAGTGTTTTCAAATGGAACGCACTGATTGAAAGTGTTCGTGAAGTGGCCGCAACTCCGCGAATCTACGCAATCGCATACTCCTTCTACGCGTACAGTATTGTTTTAGACACGTTCCTTATAGTTAACGTCGACTATGCTGTGGACATCGGAATTTCCGAAGGAGATGCTGTGCACGTAGTTGTGCTCTTCTCAGTGACAGACACCCTGTGCCGGTTCCTGATGCCCTGCCTCACAGACCGCAAGCTGCTCTCAACTGCTGCCCTCATAGCAGCATCTAGTCTTGTCGCTTCACTTCTCGCATGCAGTTTTACCTTTATCAGGGGAAAAGTAGGCTTCTGGGTTGTGGCGCTCGCACTGGGGCTACCAATGGGATACATCAACGTCGGAATCTCGGAAAGCGCGTCAACAGTTGCCGGAGAAGATAACCAGCCCATGGCTCTTGGTTTCATGTCTACGGCGGCGGCTGTCGGCTCCTTCACGGCACCTTCGTTAATAG GCCTATTCCGGGACACCTGGGGCTCGTACGATGGTCTTTTCTTTTTCATGGCAAGCACACTGGTGGTTGAATCTGCCTTGTTCGCTGGACTTTCAGCAATCGACTTTCGGAAGTCCAAGCATTTCAAAATATCATCATAG